One Deltaproteobacteria bacterium DNA segment encodes these proteins:
- a CDS encoding ABC transporter permease yields the protein MGTYIARRLIQGIVVILVASMFCFLIFQYMGDPVITMAGKYATFEEREEVRRSLGLDRPIYVQYGRFLWNALHGNFGKSYVSRVSALGLIMERFPATFELVIVAVCMAFCLGVGGGVIVALKPYAVRNRLIMACSLGGISIPTFLIGILLIMIFSAYLGILPAFGRGETVQVGFWRTGFLTLEGIKHLIMPAVTLALYQLAVLLRLTRAGMREVMTEEYIKTAWAKGLPPGKVIFKHALRNVLIPVVTITGLQFGELIAFSIVTETIFQWPGMGNLLLTSIYENDQPVIVTYIMMAALIIITANIIVDILYAVINPKIRYG from the coding sequence ATGGGCACTTATATTGCGAGAAGGTTGATTCAGGGCATAGTGGTTATCCTGGTCGCCTCAATGTTCTGCTTTCTCATCTTTCAGTACATGGGGGACCCGGTCATCACCATGGCAGGAAAATATGCCACCTTTGAAGAACGGGAGGAGGTTCGCCGTTCCCTGGGCCTGGACAGACCCATTTATGTCCAGTACGGGCGGTTTTTATGGAATGCCCTTCACGGTAACTTCGGCAAATCATATGTCAGCCGTGTTTCAGCACTCGGGCTCATCATGGAACGATTCCCCGCCACCTTTGAACTCGTAATTGTCGCCGTCTGCATGGCTTTTTGTTTGGGGGTGGGGGGCGGTGTTATTGTAGCCCTGAAACCATATGCCGTCAGGAATCGATTGATTATGGCCTGTTCCCTGGGTGGAATCTCCATTCCTACGTTTCTAATAGGTATCTTGCTGATTATGATCTTTTCCGCCTATTTGGGAATCCTTCCGGCATTTGGCCGTGGGGAGACTGTTCAGGTGGGTTTTTGGCGGACCGGTTTTTTGACCCTGGAAGGGATTAAACATCTCATCATGCCGGCGGTTACCCTTGCCTTGTATCAATTGGCAGTCCTGTTGAGGTTGACCAGGGCGGGAATGAGGGAAGTCATGACGGAAGAATACATCAAAACAGCCTGGGCCAAGGGTCTTCCTCCCGGAAAGGTTATCTTCAAGCATGCCCTCAGGAACGTGTTGATTCCGGTCGTTACCATTACAGGGCTTCAATTCGGTGAATTGATCGCTTTCTCTATCGTGACGGAGACGATCTTTCAGTGGCCGGGGATGGGCAATCTTTTGTTGACCTCGATCTATGAAAATGATCAGCCGGTCATTGTCACATATATAATGATGGCCGCCTTGATCATCATAACAGCGAACATAATTGTGGACATACTTTATGCGGTCATAAATCCAAAGATCCGCTACGGGTAA
- a CDS encoding ABC transporter permease, with amino-acid sequence MKIKSKLLYDFLHDPSAIVGSFILVVFILAALTAPWITPQNPYDLEKVSLEHFLTPPIWMKDGVSPYILGTDDQGRCIFSTIVYGCRTSLMVGFSVVLIAGSFGVLMGLLAGYYGGKLDAITMRLADTFYSFSTTLLAFLFLGIFGKGSVFIVIIAICIADWVKYGRTMRGSVLEVKQEAYIMAAKATGAGDLRLLLKHILPNAIPPIFVIVAVDLAVVIMLEATLSFLGVGVPLTEPSLGMMVAIGKNYIYAGMWWMIVFPGAALVLLVIGINLFADWLREELNPKIER; translated from the coding sequence ATGAAAATTAAGTCCAAATTGCTTTACGATTTTTTACATGATCCCTCAGCCATCGTGGGTAGCTTTATCCTGGTGGTTTTTATCCTGGCGGCCCTGACGGCACCATGGATCACACCTCAAAACCCCTATGACCTGGAGAAGGTAAGCCTGGAGCATTTTCTTACACCGCCGATCTGGATGAAAGACGGTGTTTCCCCTTACATCCTCGGAACGGACGACCAGGGCCGATGTATATTCAGTACGATAGTGTACGGTTGCAGAACGTCCCTCATGGTGGGGTTTTCCGTAGTGCTGATTGCCGGGAGTTTCGGGGTGCTCATGGGGTTGCTGGCCGGGTATTACGGCGGAAAACTGGATGCCATAACCATGCGGCTGGCTGATACCTTTTATTCGTTTTCAACAACCTTGCTGGCCTTCCTCTTCCTGGGAATTTTCGGGAAAGGCAGTGTCTTCATAGTAATAATCGCCATCTGCATTGCAGACTGGGTTAAATACGGCCGGACCATGCGCGGTAGTGTCCTGGAGGTCAAACAGGAGGCCTATATCATGGCGGCCAAGGCAACCGGTGCGGGAGACTTACGGCTCCTGCTGAAGCATATTCTGCCCAATGCCATCCCACCGATTTTTGTCATCGTGGCCGTGGATCTGGCTGTTGTGATTATGCTGGAGGCGACCCTCAGTTTTTTAGGCGTAGGGGTCCCCTTGACCGAGCCCTCGTTGGGCATGATGGTTGCGATAGGCAAGAACTACATATACGCCGGAATGTGGTGGATGATTGTATTCCCCGGTGCCGCACTTGTCCTCTTGGTGATAGGTATCAACCTCTTCGCCGACTGGTTGCGGGAGGAACTTAACCCAAAAATAGAAAGGTAG